One genomic region from Bacillus sp. SLBN-46 encodes:
- a CDS encoding sigma 54-interacting transcriptional regulator → MIALFKMNDLYEDKIKKLLLDLGYQTASFYSINSILDQIMNPMVIITPAIFQKELEGLSFPIIPIPITIGDIRKSIKVLFEIPEQREYSFITSNEEIEWLRKEYAEHVANDQIQISFLTEKQSPTIKQNHVYLAPIWMKGLLSNPLIKNLHFIMPSFTSVIPFLQLAGSLTNLIEEMFKERYQVDAIVNSTHDGVVAIDRAGKIRLVNDHAKMILGVDEDMKGRNITEFIPQSDMLRILKAGKMERGDIATVGGRQIVINRSPVIVKGKIVGAVSNFKEITDIQKVELQLRKKLHQNGLEAKYRLSDVIGETQEIIEAKELARKFAETESTVLITGESGTGKELFAQGIHSASHRSLGPFVAVNCAVLPENLLESEIFGYEKGTFTGALKEGKPGLFELAHGGTLFLDEIGEIPLRIQALLLRVLQERTIRRVGGERIIPVDVRIITATNRNLEEEVDEKQFRSDLYYRLNVLALELPPLRERLADIPKLVETFLYEFNEKRKNKIITVEKELIGLFQKYDWPGNIRELRNTIERMVVLEESNSLRLQGAKFLSEKIRRKKLSGEATNKQSIKNKEKELILTTLEKFENNKKLAAQSLGIDRSTLWRKIKEYNI, encoded by the coding sequence ATGATAGCTCTTTTTAAAATGAATGATTTATATGAAGACAAAATAAAAAAATTATTACTAGATTTGGGATACCAAACTGCTAGTTTTTATTCAATTAACTCCATACTAGATCAAATTATGAATCCAATGGTTATTATAACACCTGCAATTTTTCAGAAAGAACTAGAGGGTCTTTCTTTTCCGATTATTCCTATCCCGATAACTATTGGAGATATAAGAAAGTCTATTAAGGTATTGTTTGAAATCCCAGAACAAAGAGAGTATTCATTTATAACATCAAATGAAGAAATCGAGTGGTTGAGAAAAGAATACGCGGAACATGTTGCAAATGATCAGATTCAAATCTCCTTTTTGACAGAAAAACAATCTCCTACAATTAAGCAAAATCATGTTTATTTAGCCCCAATATGGATGAAAGGCTTATTATCTAACCCACTAATTAAAAATTTACATTTCATAATGCCTTCTTTCACTTCTGTTATTCCTTTTTTACAGCTAGCAGGATCATTAACGAACTTAATTGAGGAAATGTTTAAAGAAAGGTATCAAGTAGATGCGATCGTCAATTCAACGCATGATGGAGTTGTTGCAATTGATAGAGCCGGAAAAATTAGATTGGTTAATGACCATGCAAAAATGATCTTAGGTGTTGATGAGGATATGAAGGGGCGAAACATCACAGAGTTCATCCCACAATCCGATATGTTACGAATTTTGAAAGCTGGGAAGATGGAAAGGGGAGATATTGCAACTGTAGGAGGTCGTCAAATTGTTATTAATCGATCTCCGGTTATCGTCAAAGGGAAAATTGTCGGAGCCGTTTCAAACTTCAAAGAAATTACAGATATTCAAAAAGTAGAATTACAACTCCGAAAAAAGCTTCATCAAAATGGCTTAGAGGCAAAGTATCGACTAAGTGATGTTATTGGGGAAACACAGGAAATAATCGAGGCAAAAGAGCTTGCAAGAAAATTTGCTGAAACAGAATCTACAGTTTTAATCACAGGTGAGTCTGGAACTGGTAAAGAATTATTTGCTCAAGGTATTCATTCTGCAAGTCATCGATCGCTCGGTCCATTTGTAGCTGTGAATTGCGCAGTACTGCCAGAAAATCTTCTTGAAAGTGAAATATTTGGATATGAGAAAGGCACATTTACAGGCGCTCTTAAAGAAGGAAAGCCGGGTTTATTTGAACTTGCACATGGTGGTACACTGTTTTTGGATGAAATTGGTGAGATTCCTTTACGAATTCAAGCTCTATTATTAAGAGTACTTCAGGAAAGAACGATTAGGCGTGTTGGCGGTGAGCGAATCATACCAGTCGATGTTCGGATCATTACAGCAACAAATCGAAATTTAGAGGAGGAAGTGGATGAGAAACAATTCCGTTCTGACTTATATTATCGTTTGAATGTACTAGCTCTGGAATTGCCTCCTCTTCGCGAGCGTTTAGCGGATATACCTAAATTAGTAGAGACCTTTCTATATGAATTTAATGAAAAAAGAAAAAATAAAATCATTACCGTTGAAAAGGAATTAATTGGTTTATTCCAGAAGTACGACTGGCCTGGTAATATTCGTGAATTAAGGAACACAATTGAACGGATGGTGGTCCTTGAAGAGAGTAATAGTTTAAGGCTTCAGGGAGCGAAATTTCTTTCTGAAAAAATAAGGAGAAAGAAGTTATCAGGAGAAGCTACAAATAAACAAAGTATTAAAAATAAGGAAAAAGAACTCATACTCACGACATTAGAAAAATTTGAGAATAATAAAAAGTTAGCAGCACAATCACTCGGAATAGACCGTTCCACCCTTTGGAGAAAAATTAAAGAATATAATATATGA
- a CDS encoding Ig domain protein group 2 domain protein produces MTRQRFSIFAIILLLFSSTLLSESPFASAENALDPAPQLQPVGTANGKKILFDNTHGQTAGAADWVLDGSFSDFANALANKGYYAKELRKTTPITYEDLQGYNVFIIGEANIPYKSSEQAAMIQYVQNGGSIFFIGDHYNADRNKNRWDASEVFNGYRRGAYSNPAKGMSTEEASSAAMQGVTGSDWLSTNFGIRFRYNAIGDVTANDIVASSQAFGITTGVSTVAMHAGSTLAITDPYKAKGIVYLPPTTTAWGNAVDQGVYNGGGRAEGPFAAVSKLGLGKAAFIGDSSPVEDATPKYLREETGTAKTTYDGFKEQNDGTLLVNIIDWLAKQESYTALSQVSGLQLDQPTSLLSMENPQTSTEPEAEPWAAPAAGYKWYDTSTFKSGSYGYGSSGSVGTTVLTEKFESGTKTAYSSGNVTLASGSWYFNNALIGNLSTDKKTGLQSARVQASGSLTMNFDVSGAKSIKIFHANFGSDTGASWQLQMSTNGGSTWTNIGSTNTSTSTLTVKTFTLSQTAPARFRIVVSGTTGKRLNFDDIEISN; encoded by the coding sequence GGAAAGAAAATCTTATTTGATAATACACATGGGCAAACTGCTGGTGCAGCCGATTGGGTGTTGGATGGGAGTTTCTCTGATTTTGCCAATGCTTTAGCAAACAAAGGCTATTATGCAAAAGAACTGCGAAAAACAACTCCAATTACTTATGAGGACTTGCAAGGCTACAATGTATTTATTATTGGAGAAGCCAATATCCCTTACAAAAGTTCTGAACAGGCTGCCATGATCCAATATGTGCAGAATGGCGGAAGTATCTTTTTTATTGGAGACCATTATAACGCGGACCGCAACAAAAACCGCTGGGATGCATCAGAGGTCTTTAATGGCTACCGACGTGGTGCCTATTCCAATCCTGCAAAAGGAATGAGCACAGAGGAGGCTTCGTCTGCAGCCATGCAAGGAGTAACAGGTTCAGACTGGCTTTCAACCAACTTTGGGATCCGATTCCGATATAATGCGATTGGGGATGTAACAGCTAATGATATTGTGGCATCAAGTCAAGCGTTTGGAATTACTACGGGTGTCTCTACTGTTGCCATGCATGCGGGTTCTACATTAGCCATTACGGATCCATACAAGGCAAAAGGGATTGTCTATCTTCCTCCAACAACTACGGCTTGGGGCAATGCTGTCGATCAAGGAGTGTATAATGGCGGGGGGAGAGCGGAGGGCCCATTTGCAGCGGTTTCCAAGCTAGGATTAGGAAAAGCAGCATTTATCGGTGATTCTTCACCGGTAGAGGACGCGACTCCTAAGTACCTGCGTGAGGAAACAGGCACAGCGAAGACAACCTACGATGGGTTTAAGGAACAGAATGATGGTACATTGCTTGTGAATATCATCGATTGGTTAGCTAAACAAGAAAGCTACACAGCATTGTCTCAAGTGAGTGGATTGCAGCTTGATCAGCCAACTTCCTTACTATCAATGGAAAATCCCCAAACATCTACTGAGCCAGAAGCGGAACCTTGGGCAGCACCAGCGGCAGGCTATAAATGGTATGATACATCAACCTTTAAATCCGGGTCGTACGGCTATGGTTCTAGCGGATCTGTTGGGACAACTGTATTAACTGAAAAGTTTGAGTCTGGTACTAAAACGGCCTACTCTTCAGGAAATGTTACATTAGCAAGTGGTTCTTGGTATTTTAATAATGCTCTAATCGGTAATTTATCGACGGATAAGAAAACAGGGCTACAGTCAGCCCGTGTTCAAGCATCTGGATCCCTAACCATGAATTTTGATGTAAGTGGAGCAAAAAGTATAAAAATTTTCCATGCCAATTTTGGTAGCGATACAGGTGCAAGCTGGCAGCTGCAAATGTCCACCAATGGTGGCTCGACATGGACAAATATTGGGAGCACAAATACAAGTACGTCTACACTAACAGTTAAAACCTTCACCCTTAGTCAAACGGCTCCCGCCCGATTCCGAATTGTCGTTTCAGGAACAACAGGTAAAAGACTTAATTTCGATGATATTGAGATTAGTAATTAA
- a CDS encoding GNAT family N-acetyltransferase: protein MLTQEELASIKELQEICEKDGGFQLKLNYDMLKNRSGQVKEDFLHYEDDQLVGFLGSYDFGNKVELCGMVHPDYRRRGIFTRLLEKGIEEAKRRNIKKILLNAPSNSLSAKNFLTAIPCTFYVAEYQMKWHNVELSEDPSVTLRPSTTTEDFEAEIQLEVSAFGFNEDEARRFNQQIRENSRDQNFIIEADGKTAGKIRVDEANGEAWIYGFAVFPELQGKGIGRKALTKVVKTENQKGLSVFLEVEAKNAHALKLYESCGFRSYHSQDYYKYTI from the coding sequence ATGTTAACACAGGAAGAATTAGCTAGCATAAAAGAACTTCAGGAGATTTGCGAGAAAGATGGAGGATTTCAACTGAAGCTTAATTATGACATGCTTAAAAATAGATCAGGACAGGTTAAAGAAGACTTTCTTCATTATGAAGATGACCAGCTTGTCGGTTTCCTTGGTAGTTATGATTTTGGCAATAAAGTAGAGCTTTGCGGAATGGTACATCCCGATTACCGCAGAAGAGGTATTTTTACTAGATTACTTGAAAAAGGAATTGAGGAAGCTAAGAGGCGAAATATCAAGAAGATTTTATTAAATGCTCCAAGCAACTCCCTATCGGCGAAGAATTTTTTAACAGCGATCCCTTGTACGTTTTATGTAGCAGAATATCAAATGAAGTGGCACAATGTGGAGCTTTCCGAGGATCCTTCTGTTACTTTAAGGCCTTCTACCACAACAGAGGATTTCGAAGCAGAAATACAGCTTGAAGTCTCGGCCTTTGGATTTAATGAGGACGAAGCACGACGGTTCAATCAGCAGATTAGGGAAAACAGTAGGGATCAAAACTTTATTATTGAAGCGGATGGAAAAACTGCCGGAAAAATACGCGTGGATGAAGCAAATGGAGAAGCTTGGATTTATGGCTTTGCCGTGTTTCCTGAATTACAGGGAAAAGGAATTGGTAGAAAGGCATTAACAAAGGTTGTAAAAACGGAAAACCAAAAAGGACTCTCCGTTTTTCTAGAGGTCGAAGCTAAAAATGCACATGCCTTAAAGCTGTATGAATCTTGTGGCTTTAGAAGCTACCACTCACAGGATTACTATAAATATACTATCTAG
- a CDS encoding aldehyde dehydrogenase family protein, producing MNRMYINGKWVKSVSGEFISSYNPANHEVIGTVPRGGKEDIDLAVEAAKNVFESSEWQSLKPSIRGNALYEVARKVRERFEELAMIETLDTGKPLSQARSDVESSARYFEYYAGMADKMFGETIPVAPNVIDYTVREPMGVCAQIIPWNYPLQITSRGVAAAIAVGNTVVVKPAEDTPLSAIKLAEIFSEIEVLGGALQVVTGYGSEAGAALVNHPDVNHITFTGSVSTGTSVMISAAKNIVPVTLELGGKSPQIVFPDCDLDETVTWVTRAIIQNAGQTCSAGSRLLVHSKIKDEMIAKLAERMKRIKIGPGINDSELGPIISKRQFERILAMVERAKELGARVIIGGKQAMVEELDEGYYFEPTIIENVSPSSEIAQEEVFGPVLTVFEFDTEEEAIYLANGTSYGLVTGIWTNDLSRAHRIASKVKSGQVFINDYGAAGGVELPFGGYKKSGIGREKGVEALQNYTQLKNIAIKIKSVD from the coding sequence ATGAATAGAATGTATATTAATGGAAAATGGGTGAAGTCCGTTTCAGGTGAGTTTATTTCATCTTATAATCCTGCCAATCATGAAGTTATTGGCACAGTTCCCAGGGGAGGAAAAGAAGATATTGATTTAGCTGTAGAAGCCGCGAAGAATGTATTTGAATCCAGTGAATGGCAATCATTAAAACCAAGTATAAGAGGAAATGCTCTTTATGAAGTTGCACGAAAAGTTCGTGAAAGATTTGAGGAGCTTGCCATGATTGAGACGTTGGACACAGGGAAGCCTCTTTCACAAGCTAGAAGTGATGTAGAAAGTAGTGCGCGCTATTTTGAGTATTATGCTGGTATGGCAGACAAAATGTTTGGAGAAACAATCCCAGTAGCGCCAAATGTGATTGACTATACGGTTCGGGAACCTATGGGGGTTTGTGCTCAAATTATCCCTTGGAATTATCCACTTCAGATCACATCTAGGGGTGTGGCGGCTGCCATAGCGGTTGGAAATACAGTCGTAGTGAAACCGGCTGAAGATACTCCATTGTCGGCAATAAAGTTAGCCGAAATATTTTCTGAAATAGAAGTCCTGGGAGGTGCTCTTCAAGTTGTAACAGGATATGGTTCTGAAGCAGGAGCAGCACTGGTGAATCATCCAGATGTCAATCATATCACTTTTACTGGTTCAGTTAGCACTGGTACGAGTGTTATGATATCTGCGGCTAAAAATATAGTTCCAGTAACACTGGAGCTGGGAGGGAAATCACCACAAATTGTTTTTCCTGACTGTGATCTAGATGAAACGGTTACATGGGTTACCCGTGCGATTATTCAAAACGCGGGTCAAACTTGTTCAGCCGGCTCCAGGTTGTTAGTTCACTCCAAAATTAAAGATGAAATGATTGCGAAATTGGCAGAGAGAATGAAAAGGATAAAAATTGGCCCTGGGATCAATGACAGTGAGCTGGGTCCAATTATTTCAAAGAGGCAGTTTGAGCGAATACTAGCTATGGTCGAGAGAGCAAAAGAGCTAGGTGCACGTGTCATTATTGGCGGAAAGCAAGCAATGGTAGAAGAGTTGGATGAAGGTTATTATTTTGAACCAACCATTATTGAAAATGTTTCTCCATCTAGTGAAATTGCTCAAGAAGAAGTTTTTGGCCCCGTATTAACCGTATTTGAATTTGATACCGAAGAGGAAGCTATTTACTTAGCAAATGGAACCTCTTATGGTCTCGTAACAGGAATTTGGACAAATGACCTATCACGGGCACATAGAATAGCCAGTAAAGTGAAAAGCGGACAGGTTTTTATCAATGATTATGGAGCAGCTGGTGGGGTAGAGCTTCCTTTTGGTGGCTATAAAAAAAGCGGAATTGGCCGTGAAAAAGGAGTAGAAGCTTTACAAAATTATACTCAATTAAAAAATATCGCGATAAAAATAAAAAGTGTTGATTAA